The Caminicella sporogenes DSM 14501 region GAAACTTCCTCAGATGTATTCTGTATTTGCTTCACAAGATATGTAAAATCTTTTATCATCTTGTTAAAACTCTCACTTAGTTTGCCCAGCTCATTAGAAGATTTATAATTACTTCTCACTGTTAAATCTCCTTGAGCTGCTTTACTCATTAAAGCTACCATATAAGCAATTGGTTTTGTTATACTCTTAGATACAAAATAAGCAACTATTAAAGCTATTATTATAAAAAATACAGTCATGAGTATATTATTCTTTAACACATCAGTAACAAAAGACATAGCTGCTGATTTTTTATGAACAGTTATTACTGCCCAACAATCAGAATTTCCCGGTAAATTAATAGGTTTATATGCACTTATTACTTTTTCTCCATCGTTATCTACATATTCAACTACACCTGATTCTCCATTTAATGCTTTTTGTGTTATCTCTTTCAATTTTTCAGGAACATTTATATCTTGCAACCTCTTTTTTTGATTTCCTTTTTCATCTTTTAATACATTCCCATTACTATCCTTTACTAAAACACTTTTTTTCAGTGTTTTATAGTTATATAATTCTGATACTTGCTTTTTATCTGGATGTGCAATAACTACACCTTCTCCATCCAAAATATATATGTACTTACCTTTTCCATCACTATATTTTTCAACTATTTCTTGAAGTGAATCAAGTTTTACATCTGAACCTATTACTCCCACTAAATTGCCATCATTATATATGGGAACAAACACAGAAGTAACAGCTATATTTCCAGTTAGTGAATAATACGACCTACTAACATAAGGTTTTTTATCAGCCATTATTTTTTTAAACCACCATCTATTTGAACGGTCTCCAAGTACACCTTTTGTTTTTGCAGTCTGCATTCCATCTGTTCCCTGAATAAAAAACATATCAAAAAATTTGTATCTTTTAATTGCATTAAGTATTACTTTTTTCTGTCTATCAGGTTCAAAACTTATTATATCATTATTATTTGCAAGTTGTTGTGTAACACAATATGCTTTATCTATAAATTCCCTCACACTATCGGCAACAGCACTTGCTGTGTCGCTTTCTATACCTTTCACTTTTTCCTTAAAATTACTTGAAATCAAATAATAACCAAACAAGTTAGATAAAATAAATGGTATAAGTATTAATAATACCATTACAAGCATCAGTTCACTTCGTATTGATTTCATATTTTATAACCCCCATTTAAATAATTATTTTTTTCACAATTCTTATTATAAAAAACTTCCTAACAAATTTCCACAATTTTCTTTTTAAATTATTTTACAAATTAGACATTTTTTATTACTACTTTATCGATTTCTGTATTTATTTTTTATATATTTAATCTAAAAAAAGCGGCGTAAAAACGCCGCATTCATTTCTTAATATCTATATTGAAAGTATTTTTGTAAGTCTATAAACTTCCTTGTCAAATTCTTTCTCCATACTTAATGCCTCATCTATATCCATATCTACAAGCTCATTATTTCTTATTCCTATCGCTCTGCCTGATTTTCCTTCTATGAGAAGCTCTACTGCTCTAGCTCCCATTCTACTTGCAAGTATTCTGTCAAATGCTGTAGGACTTCCTCCTCTTTGTACGTGTCCAAGTATTGTTACTCTCGTTTCTATTCCTGTCTTTTCTTCTATTTCTTTTCCAAGCTCAAATGCATTTCCTATCCCTTCTGCCAGCATTATTATACTGTGAAGTTTTCCTCTATTTTTTCCTTGTATTAATTTCTTACATATACTGTCTATGTCAAAATCTTCTTCCGGTACTATTATACTTTCTGCTCCTCCTGCAAGTCCTGAGTAAAGTGCTATATCTCCGCAGTGTCTTCCCATTACTTCTATTATGTTTGCTCTTCCATGTGATGCAGATGTATCTCTTATTTTACTTACTGAATCCAGTACTGTATTTA contains the following coding sequences:
- a CDS encoding methyl-accepting chemotaxis protein, whose product is MKSIRSELMLVMVLLILIPFILSNLFGYYLISSNFKEKVKGIESDTASAVADSVREFIDKAYCVTQQLANNNDIISFEPDRQKKVILNAIKRYKFFDMFFIQGTDGMQTAKTKGVLGDRSNRWWFKKIMADKKPYVSRSYYSLTGNIAVTSVFVPIYNDGNLVGVIGSDVKLDSLQEIVEKYSDGKGKYIYILDGEGVVIAHPDKKQVSELYNYKTLKKSVLVKDSNGNVLKDEKGNQKKRLQDINVPEKLKEITQKALNGESGVVEYVDNDGEKVISAYKPINLPGNSDCWAVITVHKKSAAMSFVTDVLKNNILMTVFFIIIALIVAYFVSKSITKPIAYMVALMSKAAQGDLTVRSNYKSSNELGKLSESFNKMIKDFTYLVKQIQNTSEEVSSTSNILTTTTQQTNASIEEVAKSVSEVAEGASEQAKDAETGAIAVQKLSKELETMADYINESEEMSNYIDSTNQRGFEAIKILEEKNKDNNEVMKQIVQVVNNLSEKANVIGNIADTITAISEQTNLLALNAAIEAARAGEAGKGFAVVADEVRKLAESTAKSSNDVKDIISTIQNDVELAKETMKISIATVNEQNKAMDYTKQSFNDISDSIQKIVDKIRSINNSLKDVMESRDRVVAVIQNVSAVSEETAAASQEVSAATEEQSAAMDQVSSLAEKLNEMAKKLEEAIKAFKLN
- a CDS encoding ATP-dependent 6-phosphofructokinase, with amino-acid sequence LRTARCEEFKTEEGRQKALTVLKVFGIEGLVVIGGDGSFQGAQKLSHAGIKTIGIPGTIDNDLAYTDYTIGFDTALNTVLDSVSKIRDTSASHGRANIIEVMGRHCGDIALYSGLAGGAESIIVPEEDFDIDSICKKLIQGKNRGKLHSIIMLAEGIGNAFELGKEIEEKTGIETRVTILGHVQRGGSPTAFDRILASRMGARAVELLIEGKSGRAIGIRNNELVDMDIDEALSMEKEFDKEVYRLTKILSI